In one Nitrososphaera viennensis EN76 genomic region, the following are encoded:
- the dph5 gene encoding diphthine synthase yields MLWLVGAGISGHRGLSLEAVQVLKKCEIVFVERFTSALADSDLEGINAAIGKSAKPVQRWFVEDGREMLDAAREKQVALVTYGDPLLATTHTELRTRAAKASIKTSVLHAASGITSIMGECGLHMYKFGRTVTMMSEPKSAISVYNTVFDNLLLGSHTLILTEYSHDEKTGEPFFLDPAVVLKMLLDCERDLRHRVFSEETFVVVASRLGSDDSRIVSGKIKSLAGVGFGTGPHSVIVPASLHFTEEEALEALTVCLDSPVDNAASVKRISAQMIERYAPKAREAVQHMRDILRKEGEKKENKGMHEVLDNAEYYIDDAERFLRQGKHELAVLSIGYAEGLVDALRFQKGINPWNP; encoded by the coding sequence ATGCTCTGGTTGGTAGGCGCAGGCATCAGCGGCCACAGGGGGCTCAGCCTCGAGGCGGTACAGGTGTTGAAAAAGTGCGAGATTGTCTTTGTCGAGCGGTTCACAAGCGCCCTTGCAGACAGCGACCTTGAAGGCATCAACGCGGCAATAGGCAAGAGCGCCAAGCCGGTCCAGCGCTGGTTCGTCGAGGACGGAAGGGAGATGCTTGACGCCGCAAGGGAAAAGCAGGTAGCGCTTGTCACCTACGGCGACCCGCTCCTTGCCACCACCCACACGGAGCTGCGCACAAGGGCTGCAAAAGCGTCGATAAAGACGAGTGTGCTGCACGCCGCGTCCGGAATAACGTCAATAATGGGCGAATGCGGCCTGCACATGTACAAGTTCGGCAGGACGGTCACGATGATGTCGGAGCCAAAGTCCGCGATAAGCGTCTACAACACGGTCTTTGACAACCTGCTTTTGGGAAGCCACACGCTCATCCTGACGGAATACAGCCATGACGAAAAGACGGGCGAGCCGTTCTTCCTTGATCCTGCAGTTGTACTAAAGATGCTCCTTGACTGCGAGCGCGATCTGCGTCACCGCGTGTTTTCAGAAGAGACGTTCGTGGTGGTTGCGTCAAGGCTCGGCTCTGACGACTCGCGCATAGTGTCAGGCAAGATAAAGTCGCTTGCAGGAGTGGGCTTTGGTACGGGCCCGCACTCGGTCATCGTGCCGGCTAGCCTGCATTTCACAGAGGAAGAAGCCCTTGAAGCGCTGACCGTGTGCCTTGACAGCCCGGTAGACAACGCGGCGTCGGTAAAGCGCATTTCAGCGCAGATGATAGAGCGCTATGCGCCAAAGGCCAGGGAGGCCGTACAGCACATGCGGGACATCCTGCGAAAGGAAGGCGAAAAAAAAGAGAACAAAGGCATGCATGAAGTCCTGGACAACGCCGAATACTATATCGACGACGCCGAGCGCTTTTTGCGGCAGGGCAAGCACGAGCTTGCAGTCCTGAGCATCGGCTATGCAGAGGGCCTCGTTGACGCTCTCCGGTTCCAGAAGGGGATCAACCCCTGGAATCCCTGA